A single window of Senegalia massiliensis DNA harbors:
- a CDS encoding ABC transporter ATP-binding protein produces the protein MSSYQKNKIELKHISKSFEDLLIVDNITIELKEKEFVTILGPSGSGKSTVFNMISGLIKPDEGNIYIEGEDYTSKTGRVSYMYQKDLLMPWKNIIDNVSLPLVLKGTGKKEAREIVKEYFNVFGLAGFEYKYPYQLSGGMKQRASLFRTYMFSEDIILLDEPFGGLDAITKSKMQIWLLDVLKELKASIFFITHDVEEAIFLSDRIYILSERPAKVKEEIVIDLPRPRSKSIVTTNKFNNIKKYILGIL, from the coding sequence ATGAGTTCTTACCAGAAAAATAAGATAGAATTAAAACATATTTCTAAGTCATTTGAAGATTTATTAATTGTAGATAATATTACTATAGAGTTAAAAGAAAAAGAATTTGTAACTATATTAGGACCAAGTGGTAGTGGTAAAAGTACGGTATTTAATATGATTTCAGGACTTATAAAACCTGATGAGGGAAATATTTATATAGAAGGTGAAGATTATACATCAAAAACTGGTAGAGTAAGTTATATGTATCAAAAAGATTTACTTATGCCTTGGAAAAATATAATTGATAATGTATCACTTCCTTTAGTATTAAAAGGTACAGGGAAAAAAGAGGCTAGGGAAATAGTAAAAGAATATTTTAATGTATTTGGATTAGCAGGTTTTGAATATAAATATCCTTATCAACTATCAGGAGGAATGAAACAACGTGCTTCACTTTTTAGAACATATATGTTTTCAGAAGATATAATACTACTAGATGAACCATTTGGAGGGCTTGATGCTATAACTAAATCTAAAATGCAAATATGGTTATTAGATGTATTAAAAGAATTAAAAGCTTCAATATTTTTTATTACACATGATGTAGAAGAAGCAATATTTTTATCAGATAGAATATATATATTATCTGAAAGACCAGCAAAAGTAAAAGAAGAAATAGTAATAGATTTACCACGACCAAGAAGTAAATCTATAGTTACAACAAACAAATTTAATAATATTAAAAAGTATATACTTGGTATATTATAG
- a CDS encoding class I SAM-dependent methyltransferase — protein sequence MAVFDLEAKSYDKWYDTKMGNFVDSIETKCAFELFKPFKGMKVLDIGCGTGNFSIRLKELGCEVIGIDISDEMLNIARKKAKEKNLDIEFLNMDIYNLEFDNESFDAAFSMAAFEFIKDTKKAMDEIFRVVKPNGQILVGTINKDSTWGRLYLSEDFQKNSVFKYAKFKTIEDFIYIHSDNLVETKECLFIPPCTEENNINMEKEKELSKSKKGGFICVLWKK from the coding sequence ATGGCAGTATTTGATTTAGAAGCTAAAAGTTATGATAAATGGTATGATACTAAAATGGGAAATTTTGTAGATAGTATAGAAACTAAATGTGCATTTGAGTTGTTTAAACCATTTAAGGGAATGAAAGTTTTAGATATAGGGTGTGGGACAGGAAATTTTAGTATTAGATTAAAGGAATTAGGTTGTGAAGTAATAGGGATAGATATATCTGATGAAATGTTAAATATAGCTAGAAAAAAAGCTAAAGAAAAGAATTTAGATATTGAATTTTTAAATATGGATATATATAATTTAGAATTTGATAATGAAAGTTTTGATGCAGCATTTTCTATGGCAGCATTTGAATTTATTAAAGATACAAAAAAAGCTATGGATGAAATATTTAGAGTAGTTAAACCAAATGGACAAATACTTGTTGGCACTATAAATAAAGATAGTACTTGGGGAAGATTATATCTTTCAGAAGATTTCCAGAAAAATTCTGTATTCAAATATGCTAAATTTAAAACAATAGAAGATTTTATTTATATTCATTCTGATAATCTAGTAGAAACTAAAGAATGTTTATTTATACCTCCATGTACTGAAGAAAATAATATAAATATGGAAAAAGAAAAAGAATTATCCAAGAGTAAAAAAGGAGGTTTCATATGTGTCCTATGGAAAAAATAG
- a CDS encoding YkoF family thiamine/hydroxymethylpyrimidine-binding protein, which translates to MEKIASCEISFTPIGSSDYLDHIEKVLDIIKMTGLEYSIGILSTTIRGSKKEILNLINSIYNELDDICDFSMDIKISNICGCKN; encoded by the coding sequence ATGGAAAAAATAGCTTCATGTGAGATTTCTTTTACTCCCATTGGTAGCAGTGATTATTTAGATCATATTGAAAAAGTATTAGATATTATAAAGATGACAGGTTTAGAATATAGTATTGGAATTTTATCCACTACTATAAGAGGAAGTAAAAAAGAAATATTAAATTTAATAAATTCCATATATAATGAGCTAGATGATATTTGTGATTTCTCTATGGATATAAAGATTTCAAATATTTGTGGTTGTAAAAATTAG
- a CDS encoding PH domain-containing protein, with protein MGIFDNLLGNASEANIEKIEEELIDIFANGEHVERAFNIFRDLFVFTNKRLILIDKQGVSGKKTEYHSIPYKSITHFSVETAGHFDMDSELKIWISGTSTPISKQFGKNNNINKVQKILAGYVLN; from the coding sequence ATGGGAATATTTGATAATCTATTAGGGAATGCTTCAGAAGCTAATATAGAAAAAATTGAAGAAGAGTTAATAGACATATTTGCAAATGGAGAACATGTTGAGAGAGCATTTAATATTTTTAGAGACTTATTTGTATTTACAAATAAAAGACTTATATTAATAGATAAGCAAGGCGTAAGTGGCAAGAAAACAGAATATCATTCTATACCATATAAGAGCATTACACATTTTAGTGTAGAAACAGCAGGTCATTTTGATATGGACTCAGAACTTAAGATATGGATTTCAGGTACAAGTACTCCTATTTCAAAACAGTTTGGTAAAAATAATAACATTAACAAAGTACAAAAAATACTTGCAGGATATGTATTAAATTAA